One Amycolatopsis sp. NBC_00355 genomic window carries:
- a CDS encoding DUF3224 domain-containing protein, with translation MTSTATASFVLDQWEPQATDEAAGTEFARVAIAKTFTGAVEGTSTVEMLTASNATSRAYVAFERLAVSVDGRKGAFVLHHTADDTGLTLKILTGSGSGELSGISGTASIEMDAEQNHTFTLTYEL, from the coding sequence ATGACCAGCACCGCCACCGCGTCGTTCGTCCTCGACCAGTGGGAGCCGCAGGCGACCGATGAGGCCGCGGGCACGGAGTTCGCCCGGGTGGCGATCGCCAAGACGTTCACCGGCGCGGTCGAGGGGACCAGCACGGTCGAGATGCTGACGGCGTCCAACGCGACTTCGCGCGCGTACGTCGCCTTCGAGCGTCTCGCCGTCTCGGTCGACGGCCGCAAGGGCGCGTTCGTCCTGCACCACACGGCCGACGACACCGGCCTGACGCTGAAGATCCTCACCGGCTCCGGCTCGGGTGAGCTGAGCGGGATCTCCGGCACGGCGAGCATCGAGATGGACGCGGAGCAGAACCACACCTTCACGCTCACTTACGAGCTGTAG
- a CDS encoding S1C family serine protease has product MTENESRPGPASPGGHQPHQNTQQYGPYAQYAYHQQAAPNPLFTPQPPPAPQALKKPRKGGRIAMLVGATALGAALVGGVGGAAIVGLTATSADGTTSVSTPAATGQTVSNSTSGDVSGVAAKVTPSVVQINVTTGQGEAIGSGVILTADGRILTNAHVVDGAQSVVITTSDGTKYQASVVGADTKADIAVVQAKNASGLTAASLGDSSKLAVGQEVVAIGSPGGLQNTVTTGIVSALNRNLSDIGQGEQQQQSPFNRTSNQTSDSPSYTAIQTDASINQGNSGGALVDANGNVIGINSALYSPTASANGSAGSVGIGFAIPINDAKKIVDQIVNG; this is encoded by the coding sequence ATGACCGAGAACGAGAGTCGGCCCGGCCCCGCCTCACCCGGTGGGCACCAGCCGCACCAGAACACCCAGCAGTACGGGCCGTACGCGCAGTACGCCTACCACCAGCAGGCCGCGCCGAATCCGCTCTTCACCCCGCAGCCGCCGCCGGCACCGCAGGCACTCAAGAAGCCGCGCAAGGGTGGCCGGATCGCCATGCTCGTCGGCGCGACCGCGCTCGGCGCCGCGCTGGTCGGGGGCGTCGGCGGCGCCGCGATCGTCGGGCTGACCGCGACCTCGGCGGACGGCACGACGTCGGTGAGCACGCCGGCGGCGACGGGGCAGACGGTCTCCAACAGCACGTCCGGCGACGTCAGCGGCGTCGCGGCGAAAGTGACGCCGAGCGTCGTGCAGATCAACGTCACCACCGGCCAGGGCGAGGCGATCGGCTCCGGCGTCATCCTCACCGCCGACGGCCGGATCCTCACCAACGCGCACGTCGTCGACGGCGCCCAGAGCGTCGTCATCACGACCTCCGACGGCACGAAGTACCAGGCCAGCGTGGTCGGCGCGGACACCAAGGCGGACATCGCGGTGGTCCAGGCGAAGAACGCCAGCGGTCTGACGGCGGCCAGCCTCGGGGACTCGAGCAAGCTCGCCGTCGGCCAGGAGGTCGTCGCGATCGGCTCGCCGGGCGGACTGCAGAACACCGTCACGACCGGCATCGTCAGCGCGCTGAACCGGAACCTGTCCGACATCGGCCAGGGCGAGCAACAGCAGCAGTCGCCGTTCAACCGGACCTCGAACCAGACCAGCGACTCGCCCAGCTACACCGCGATCCAGACGGACGCCTCGATCAACCAGGGCAACTCCGGTGGCGCGCTCGTCGACGCGAACGGCAACGTCATCGGGATCAACTCGGCGCTCTACAGCCCGACGGCCTCGGCCAACGGGTCCGCGGGCAGCGTCGGGATCGGCTTCGCCATCCCGATCAACGACGCCAAGAAGATCGTCGACCAGATCGTGAACGGCTGA
- a CDS encoding helicase HerA-like domain-containing protein, with translation MTEQGTPAGEIAAGYASEGAALELGAVVIDGQADAGAAVRLPLATLNRHGLVAGATGTGKTKTLQLVAEQLSAAGVPVVLADVKGDLSGLAAAGEANDKVSKRSQELGDDWAGTAFPVQFLSLGTGGKGSPIRATITSFGPVLLSKVLGLNETQESTLGLIFHWADQRGLALLDTKDLRSVITHLTGDEGKADLKGIGGVSAATAGVILRALSNLEAQGGEDFFGEPELDVHDLMRARDGKGVVTLLELDNLQAKPALFSTFLMWLLAELFEELPEEGDLDQPKLVFFFDEAHLLFNGASKAFLERIEQTVKLIRSKGVGVFFCTQLPTDIPNNVLSQLGARIQHALRAFTPDDQAALAKTVKTYPKTKFYELDTALTSLGIGEAIVTVLSERGAPTPVAWTRLRAPRSKMGSIGADAVAASVASSDLHAKYAETIDRESAYEKLAAKVAAPAPDAPAPEAAPAPAPKEKDDPGFIESAMKNPAVKSFMRSAASALGREITRGLFGNRRR, from the coding sequence GTGACGGAGCAGGGGACGCCGGCGGGCGAGATCGCCGCTGGTTATGCGAGTGAGGGTGCCGCGCTGGAGCTGGGCGCGGTGGTGATCGACGGCCAGGCGGACGCGGGTGCCGCCGTGCGCCTGCCGTTGGCGACACTGAACCGGCACGGGCTGGTCGCGGGAGCGACCGGGACGGGCAAGACGAAGACGTTGCAGCTGGTGGCGGAGCAGTTGTCGGCGGCCGGGGTGCCGGTGGTGCTCGCGGACGTCAAGGGCGATCTGTCGGGCCTCGCGGCCGCTGGTGAGGCGAACGACAAGGTGTCGAAGCGCTCGCAGGAGCTCGGTGACGACTGGGCGGGCACGGCGTTCCCGGTGCAGTTCCTGTCGCTGGGGACCGGCGGGAAGGGCTCGCCGATCCGCGCGACGATCACGAGTTTCGGGCCGGTGCTGCTGTCGAAGGTGCTGGGGCTGAACGAGACGCAGGAGTCGACGCTCGGCCTGATCTTCCACTGGGCCGACCAGCGTGGGCTGGCGTTGCTGGACACGAAGGACCTCCGGTCGGTCATCACGCACCTGACCGGCGACGAGGGCAAGGCGGACCTCAAGGGCATCGGCGGCGTCTCGGCCGCGACGGCCGGGGTGATCCTGCGCGCGCTGTCCAACCTGGAGGCGCAGGGTGGTGAGGACTTCTTCGGCGAACCCGAGCTGGACGTCCACGACCTGATGCGCGCACGCGACGGCAAGGGCGTCGTCACGCTGCTGGAGCTGGACAACCTGCAGGCGAAGCCCGCGTTGTTCTCGACGTTCCTGATGTGGCTGCTGGCCGAGCTGTTCGAGGAGCTGCCGGAGGAGGGCGATCTCGACCAGCCGAAGCTGGTCTTCTTCTTCGACGAGGCGCACCTGCTCTTCAACGGCGCGTCGAAGGCGTTCCTCGAGCGCATCGAGCAGACCGTGAAGCTGATCCGGTCGAAGGGTGTCGGCGTGTTCTTCTGCACGCAGCTGCCCACCGACATCCCGAACAACGTGCTTTCGCAGCTGGGCGCGCGGATCCAGCACGCGCTGCGGGCGTTCACGCCGGACGACCAGGCGGCGCTGGCCAAGACGGTGAAGACCTACCCGAAGACGAAGTTCTACGAGCTCGACACGGCGTTGACGTCGCTGGGCATCGGCGAGGCGATCGTCACGGTGCTGTCGGAGCGGGGCGCGCCGACGCCGGTGGCGTGGACGCGGCTGCGGGCGCCGCGGTCGAAGATGGGCTCGATCGGCGCGGACGCCGTCGCCGCTTCGGTCGCTTCGTCGGACCTGCACGCGAAGTACGCCGAGACGATCGACCGGGAGTCGGCCTACGAGAAGCTGGCCGCGAAGGTCGCCGCGCCCGCCCCCGACGCGCCCGCGCCCGAGGCGGCACCCGCACCTGCGCCCAAGGAGAAGGACGACCCCGGGTTCATCGAGTCGGCGATGAAGAACCCGGCCGTGAAGTCGTTCATGCGGTCCGCGGCCAGTGCGCTGGGCCGGGAGATCACGCGCGGGCTGTTCGGCAACCGGAGGCGCTGA